Proteins from a genomic interval of Hippocampus zosterae strain Florida chromosome 14, ASM2543408v3, whole genome shotgun sequence:
- the LOC127614637 gene encoding serine protease HTRA2, mitochondrial-like isoform X2 translates to MGSPFALRNTITSGIISSVQRGSKELGLSNSNMEYIQTDAAIDFGNSGGPLINLDGEVIGINTMKVTPGISFAIPSDRLRLFLDQAAKRKSSWFGESETKRRYIGVVMLTLTPSIIAELKLKDASFPEVTHGILILGVIRGSPANRSGLLPGDVVLEINRVKVNTSEEIYAAVRGSDKITVVVQRGEQQLQLQMTPEYTE, encoded by the exons ATGGGAAGCCCGTTTGCATTACGGAACACAATCACATCAGGGATCATCAGCTCAGTGCAGAGGGGCAGTAAGGAGCTTGGCCTGTCGAACTCGAACATGGAGTACATCCAAACCGATGCGGCAATCGAC TTTGGCAATTCCGGAGGTCCTCTCATCAACCTG GATGGTGAGGTCATTGGAATAAACACTATGAAAGTCACTCCGGGCATCTCCTTTGCTATCCCGTCCGATCGTCTGAGACTATTCCTTGATCAAGCTGCCAAAAGAAAAA GTTCCTGGTTTGGCGAGTCCGAGACAAAGCGGCGGTACATTGGCGTCGTCATGCTAACACTGACGCCGAG CATCATTGCTGAGCTGAAGCTGAAAGACGCATCTTTCCCAGAAGTGACACATGGAATTCTGATCCTCGGAGTTATCAGGGGCTCTCCCGCAAACAG ATCCGGACTGCTGCCAGGAGATGTTGTGCTGGAGATCAATAGAGTGAAGGTGAACACCTCAGAGGAGATCTACGCCGCCGTGCGTGGTAGTGATAAAATCACAGTGGTGGTGCAACGAGGAGAACAGCAGCTTCAACTGCAAATGACTCCTGAATACACAGAGTGA
- the LOC127614629 gene encoding rho GTPase-activating protein 11A-like, protein MMVEERNVVRRVAVQHLRTTYGIKTKNWNKNKAASCKSTTTNSTKVFGVPLEILPYYDMTHGSVPRFLVDACMKLQAHVDTEGLFRKSGSVVRLKVLQTKVDSGEECLSTALPCDVAVLVKQFFRELPEPVLPTELQEAFLKAQQLPTKEDRTCATMLLSCVLPDRSLSVLQHFFEFLQNVSKRSAENKMDSANLSVILAPNLLHCGEGTEKMNANTEKRIRLQTAVVRCFIEHAHNFGVLPKFLEEKVSDTMRREPAILSPLFNELKELDQNSGMRGRHRHSLGVFSSATPVVATPSSKRKLPLDSGYSFGFSNKKRKSVKKNLGMELLPSSLFSGTSTPGSACSASGVLDSSQSALSSDGKCQRQPAASARRKSRRLSGRQVVSRVESGRAGCFSPKVNKKEAQRKSLRQRFSLGRSHKDAGSQSIGWRLATQESTTGFCFTKETTTFKPSLLPTNAQSDRSKFISKSEDNLLSPQCKPSAHHTSWSWETPGEAQLFGTGAFPETPTSVCLKSHFMSEPAVVVSKPLTGSNLSKKLCCASSAESLEMESSISKASCRIIASPPKVENALVELGAPTPESKTQLSDSILLPPPKTPPVVRFTEDTFMSKLPPHHELNVTFDIAALSPLHIDSIVLDSAGSCSPAQGSFCTAAVGHNSSAMGGSDDSPDQVRCSRLIEALDVQSPAHFRIGISPGLRSTPYAPRLGLADEQGAAYREDVSSSKASTQMQHQPPHAPDCRHPRVAEHIQHFNKLTLKSPRGAEAKHVRSPLKFQRTPVRQAVRRINSLLGENSRPARNVDMIDTRGIKAMKALSLESGLSPRAHLQPSKGEAQLVLNSAKPLKKPPPVPPRKPSLLAARSITSALGDMTNKFQSRANVDSSIRQAAAAQKVVLKQLAEDEVRHYRGSPKNPLNQPRLLPATKPVDL, encoded by the exons ATGATGGTCGAGGAGAGAAATGTGGTTCGCCGAGTGGCTGTGCAGCATCTCCGCACAACGTATGGGATCAAGACAAAGAactggaacaaaaacaaagcagccAGTTGTAAGTCTACAACAACAAATTCG ACCAAGGTGTTTGGAGTGCCATTGGAGATTTTACCATATTATGACATGACACATGGGAGCGTGCCACG ATTTCTAGTGGATGCATGTATGAAGTTGCAGGCGCATGTTGACACAGAAGGCCTATTCAGAAAATCGGGCTCTGTTGTTCGCCTGAAAGTGCTGCAG ACTAAAGTGGATTCTGGTGAGGAGTGCCTGTCTACCGCGCTTCCCTGCGATGTGGCCGTCCTGGTGAAGCAGTTTTTTAGGGAGCTACCAGAACCTGTTCTGCCCACTGAGCTGCAGGAGGCCTTCCTCAAGGCCCAGCAGCTTCCCACCAAGGAGGACCGCACCTGTGCCACCATGTTGCTGTCTTGCGTCCTGCCTGACAGGAGCCTCAGTGTTTTGCAGCACTTCTTTGAGTTCCTCCAGAATGTCTCCAAGAG GAGCGCAGAGAATAAGATGGACAGTGCTAACTTGTCCGTAATCTTGGCTCCCAATCTCCTCCACTGTGGAGAAGGCACAGAGAAGATGAACGCCAACACAGAAAAACGCATCAGATTACAGACGGCTGTTGTTCGCTGCTTCATCGAGCACGCTCATAACTTTG GTGTGCTGCCAAAGTTCCTTGAAGAGAAGGTTTCAGACACCATGCGCCGTGAGCCAGCAATTCTGTCACCTCTGTTCAATGAACTTAAGGAGCTGGACCAAAACTCAGGGATGAGGGGGAGACACAGGCACAGTCTTGGAG tcttttcTTCTGCCACTCCTGTGGTTGCGACACCATCCTCCAAGCGAAAACTACCTTTGGATTCCGGTTATTCTTTTGGATTCTCAAACAAGAAACGTAAATCTGTCAAGAAGAATCTTGGAATGGAATTGCTTCCCAGTTCCTTGTTCAGCGGCACGTCCACTCCCGGATCAG CTTGCAGCGCCTCAGGGGTGTTGGATTCATCCCAAAGTGCTCTGTCCTCTGATGGGAAGTGTCAAAGGCAGCCAGCCGCATCAGCAAGGAGAAAGAGCAGGCGACTGAGCGGCAGACAGGTCGTCAGCAG AGTTGAATCTGGAAGAGCCGGCTGCTTTTCtcccaaagtcaacaagaaagaAGCACAGCGCAAGTCTCTGCGCCAGCGTTTCAGTTTGGGGAGGAGCCACAAAGACGCC GGATCCCAGTCCATAGGTTGGCGACTCGCCACCCAGGAGAGCACCACCGGTTTTTGTTTCACCAAAGAGACTACTACGTTCAAGCCATCGCTTCTGCCCACAAATGCACAATCCGACA GGTCAAAGTTTATCAGCAAGTCTGAGGACAACTTGCTGTCCCCCCAGTGTAAGCCCAGTGCCCACCACACCTCATGGAGCTGGGAGACCCCCGGAGAAGCACAGCTCTTTGGCACAGGGGCCTTCCCTGAAACGCCCACAAGTGTTTGTCTGAAGAGCCATTTCATGTCCGAACCCGCCGTTGTCGTGTCCAAACCTTTGACTGGGTCCAACCTGTCCAAAAAATTGTGTTGCGCTTCCAGCGCGGAGAGCCTGGAAATGGAATCCTCCATTTCCAAAGCCTCGTGCCGGATAATAGCATCCCCGCCGAAGGTGGAGAATGCCCTCGTAGAATTGGGAGCTCCAACACCAGAGTCCAAAACACAGCTGTCAGACAGTATCCTGCTCCCTCCGCCCAAGACTCCCCCAGTTGTGCGTTTCACTGAGGACACATTCATGTCCAAGTTGCCACCTCATCATGAGCTAAACGTTACATTTGACATAGCCGCCTTATCACCTTTGCATATTGATAGTATCGTTTTAGATTCTGCTGGGAGTTGCAGTCCTGCTCAGGGTTCATTTTGCACTGCTGCTGTTGGGCACAATAGCTCAGCGATGGGTGGAAGTGACGACTCACCCGACCAGGTTCGCTGTAGCAGACTGATTGAAGCTCTAGACGTACAGAGTCCGGCACACTTTAGGATTGGTATCTCGCCAGGACTGCGGTCCACCCCCTACGCGCCGCGCCTTGGGCTTGCAGATGAGCAGGGCGCAGCATATCGCGAGGATGTGTCTTCCTCCAAGGCTAGCACCCAAATGCAACATCAACCGCCACACGCTCCAGATTGCCGCCATCCCCGAGTGGCAGAGCacattcaacatttcaacaaattGACCCTTAAATCTCCCAGAGGCGCCGAGGCCAAACATGTCAGGTCGCCGCTCAAGTTTCAGCGCACTCCCGTGCGTCAGGCCGTCCGGAGGATCAACTCTCTCCTCGGAGAGAACAGCAGACCCGCTCGAAATGTGGACATGATTGACACTCGAGGCATCAAAGCTATGAAAGCTTTGAGCTTGGAAAGCGGCCTTTCCCCGCGCGCACATCTTCAGCCATCCAAGGGAGAGGCTCAACTGGTTCTGAACAGTGCCAAACCGCTGAAGAAACCGCCCCCTGTCCCACCCAGAAAGCCAAGCCTATTGGCTGCTAGAAGCATCACTTCTGCTCTAGGCGACATGACCAACAAGTTCCAAAGCAGGGCCAATGTGGACTCGTCCATCCGGCAGGCAGCAGCAGCGCAGAAGGTTGTTTTGAAGCAGCTCGCAGAGGATGAAGTGCGACATTATAGAGGTTCACCCAAAAACCCTCTGAACCAACCACGACTGCTGCCGGCTACGAAACCTGTTGATTTGTAG
- the LOC127614637 gene encoding serine protease HTRA2, mitochondrial-like isoform X1 produces the protein MAGNSAVFSRRFLAALRTSTWRTNEIAGTRWVSTVLISNHGGCGDHTQLDRRAPTWDREGEGDRSRSSLLRSLSLGLGLCTSLALLDRREDGGPVTEPKSHGILERILPSAQCASPFKPDTPRHKYNFIADVVEKSTPAVVYIEIVGRHPFSRREEAVSNGSGFIISSDGLIVTNAHVVANKRGVRVKLTNGDMYHATVQDVDPVADIATIKISAKNPLPTLVLGRSSDVRQGEFVVAMGSPFALRNTITSGIISSVQRGSKELGLSNSNMEYIQTDAAIDFGNSGGPLINLDGEVIGINTMKVTPGISFAIPSDRLRLFLDQAAKRKSSWFGESETKRRYIGVVMLTLTPSIIAELKLKDASFPEVTHGILILGVIRGSPANRSGLLPGDVVLEINRVKVNTSEEIYAAVRGSDKITVVVQRGEQQLQLQMTPEYTE, from the exons ATGGCAGGAAACTCGGCTGTTTTCAGTCGGCGTTTCCTCGCGGCGTTAAGGACAAGCACTTGGAGAACTAATGAGATAGCAGGCACCCGGTGGGTCTCTACGGTACTGATATCCAACCACGGGGGCTGTGGCGACCACACACAACTGGACCGCAGGGCTCCGACCTGGGACAGGGAAGGAGAAGGCGACCGCAGCCGATCCAGTCTGCTTCGGTCATTGTCCTTGGGCTTGGGACTGTGCACTTCTCTAGCGCTTCTGGATCGTCGAGAGGACGGCGGACCTGTAACTGAGCCCAAATCACACGGCATACTTGAACGCATCCTGCCGTCAGCTCAGTGCGCGTCTCCTTTTAAACCCGACACCCCTCGGCATAAATACAACTTCATAGCAGATGTCGTGGAAAAGTCCACGCCGGCTGTCGTCTACATCGAAATTGTGGGAAG acacCCATTTTCCCGGAGGGAAGAGGCAGTGTCCAATGGCTCTGGTTTTATTATAAGCAGCGATGGCCTTATCGTGACCAATGCTCACGTGGTGGCCAATAAGCGAGGTGTTCGTGTCAAGCTCACTAATGGAGATATGTACCACGCCACCGTGCAAGATGTCGATCCGGTAGCGGACATCGCCACCATCAAAATCTCTGCAAAG AATCCCCTACCCACGCTCGTACTTGGCCGTTCATCTGATGTCCGCCAAGGAGAGTTTGTGGTGGCCATGGGAAGCCCGTTTGCATTACGGAACACAATCACATCAGGGATCATCAGCTCAGTGCAGAGGGGCAGTAAGGAGCTTGGCCTGTCGAACTCGAACATGGAGTACATCCAAACCGATGCGGCAATCGAC TTTGGCAATTCCGGAGGTCCTCTCATCAACCTG GATGGTGAGGTCATTGGAATAAACACTATGAAAGTCACTCCGGGCATCTCCTTTGCTATCCCGTCCGATCGTCTGAGACTATTCCTTGATCAAGCTGCCAAAAGAAAAA GTTCCTGGTTTGGCGAGTCCGAGACAAAGCGGCGGTACATTGGCGTCGTCATGCTAACACTGACGCCGAG CATCATTGCTGAGCTGAAGCTGAAAGACGCATCTTTCCCAGAAGTGACACATGGAATTCTGATCCTCGGAGTTATCAGGGGCTCTCCCGCAAACAG ATCCGGACTGCTGCCAGGAGATGTTGTGCTGGAGATCAATAGAGTGAAGGTGAACACCTCAGAGGAGATCTACGCCGCCGTGCGTGGTAGTGATAAAATCACAGTGGTGGTGCAACGAGGAGAACAGCAGCTTCAACTGCAAATGACTCCTGAATACACAGAGTGA
- the LOC127614650 gene encoding gremlin-1-like: MAKWTSIMCSTLFLLVGLLSTPGEPKRNRGSQGAIPHLNKNNPNESERQPRPPGTGSRPRQRQGSPSPADEVLESSQEALHVTERQYLKRDWCKTQPLKQTIHEEGCVSRTIINRFCYGQCNSFYIPRHIRREEGAFQSCSFCKPNRFTTMTFTLNCPDLQPPTKKKRIQRVKQCRCISIDLD; the protein is encoded by the coding sequence ATGGCCAAGTGGACGAGTATCATGTGCAGCACGCTGTTCCTGCTCGTCGGCTTGCTATCCACTCCGGGGGAGCCCAAAAGAAACCGAGGCTCCCAGGGCGCCATTCCTCAtctcaacaaaaacaatccgAACGAGTCGGAGCGCCAGCCTCGACCCCCGGGGACCGGCTCACGGCCCCGCCAGAGGCAAGGCTCGCCCTCCCCGGCAGACGAGGTTCTGGAGTCCAGCCAGGAGGCTTTACACGTGACCGAGCGGCAGTACTTGAAACGGGACTGGTGCAAGACGCAGCCCCTCAAGCAGACCATCCACGAGGAGGGCTGCGTCAGCCGCACTATCATCAACCGCTTCTGCTACGGACAGTGCAACTCCTTTTACATCCCAAGACACATCCGCAGGGAGGAGGGAGCCTTCCAATCGTGCTCTTTCTGTAAACCCAACCGCTTTACCACCATGACTTTTACTTTGAACTGTCCCGACCTGCAGCCGCCCACCAAGAAGAAACGCATCCAGCGCGTAAAACAGTGTCGCTGTATATCCATTGACTTGGACTAG